TGTTGATGGGGGCTTCCAGATCGGCGACCTTGCCACGCACGTAATCGAGGGTGTGCTGGTGGTCGTCTGCCACGGCTTGGACCACGGCAGGATCGCTTTCCACCAGAGCTTTTTTGTTCACCTTGTCAAAGATGGGACGGATGGTGCCTTTGCGGTCCAGAATGGTCCACTTGCCGTCTTTTTTCTCCAGTTTGAGGTCCACCACACCGAGGTTGTTGCCCCAGAATCCGGGCATCACGGCAGCGACACCGTTCAGGGTGCCCTGTTTCACGTCTGCACCGGGGTAGGTGGCGTAGGTGGCGCTGGGGAATTCAGCGTGGGAGTGACCGAACAGGATCACGTCGATGCCGGGCACTTTGGACAGGCCAGCGGTTTCGTTCTCGTCCAGTGCTTTGGGATCGGGATCACCCAGACCCGAGTGGGCAATGGCGACCACCACATCTGCACCTTTGGCTTTCATCTCAGGGACAAATTTTTGGGCGGTTTCCACGATGTCTCTGGTGGTGACTTTGCCTTCAAGGTTGGCTTTGTCCCACAGCAGGATTTGTGGGGGCACAAAACCAATCACACCCACTTTGATGGTGTGCAGGGCGTTGTTTTCGTCGCGCACCACTTTGGTGATGATGCGGTAGGGTTTGAAGTAATTCTTTCTGCCCTCGGCGTCATAGACGTTGGCGTTCACGTAAGGGAAGTTGGCTCCCTTGAGGCTCAGCTTCAGGAAGTCCAGCCCGTAGTTGAACTCGTGGTTGCCGATGTTTCCGAGGTCGTAGTCCAGCAGGTTCATGGCTTTGTACACCGGGTGGGTTTCGCCTTCTTGCAGGGGGTCCACACGGGCCACGTAATCCCCGAGGGGGTTTCCCTGAATCAGGTCGCCGTTGTCAAACAGCATGCTGTTTCTGGCTTCCTGACGGGCCTGACGGATCAGGGTGGCGGTGCGGGCCAGACCGTACTCATCGGTGCTCTTGTCCTGGTAGTAGTCGTAGTTCAGGACATTCACGTGGATGTCCGTGGTCTCCATGATGCGGAGCTCCACGGTGGCAGCCTGTGCCACGCCCGTCATGATCAGCATGAGGCTGAGGTGTTTGAGGTGTTTCATGGTTGTCCTTTCCGTGTGCAGCCAGAGTCCATCAACCGTAAGGTCAACCACACTCTGGTTGAGAAAAAAAGCATGGGCTTTGAGAGTGGCATCTAGACCACTTTCAACCCGGTTAAGCACACGTGACAATAAACTTACCACGTCAGGGGGATGTCAAAACAGCCCCCTT
This DNA window, taken from Deinococcus misasensis DSM 22328, encodes the following:
- a CDS encoding bifunctional 2',3'-cyclic-nucleotide 2'-phosphodiesterase/3'-nucleotidase yields the protein MKHLKHLSLMLIMTGVAQAATVELRIMETTDIHVNVLNYDYYQDKSTDEYGLARTATLIRQARQEARNSMLFDNGDLIQGNPLGDYVARVDPLQEGETHPVYKAMNLLDYDLGNIGNHEFNYGLDFLKLSLKGANFPYVNANVYDAEGRKNYFKPYRIITKVVRDENNALHTIKVGVIGFVPPQILLWDKANLEGKVTTRDIVETAQKFVPEMKAKGADVVVAIAHSGLGDPDPKALDENETAGLSKVPGIDVILFGHSHAEFPSATYATYPGADVKQGTLNGVAAVMPGFWGNNLGVVDLKLEKKDGKWTILDRKGTIRPIFDKVNKKALVESDPAVVQAVADDHQHTLDYVRGKVADLEAPINSYFAVVQDDPSVQIVSQAQMWYAKRMLQGTEYDKYPILSAAAPFKAGGRAGASYYTDIPAGTLAIKNISDLYIYPNTIKGVLITGAQVQEWLERSAGQFKQIDPKGPANQELIDTSFPTYNFDVIDGVTYEIDVTQPSRYNSKGEVVNAGAHRIKNLMFEGKPINPEQKFIVVTNNYRAGGGGSFPGLNGKNIVLDSPDENREAIIQYMVAQGKINPTADNNWKLSPIPGQSVLFLSSPNAEKYLPSNAKKIGTTPDGFAQYQLGW